The Equus przewalskii isolate Varuska chromosome 5, EquPr2, whole genome shotgun sequence genome window below encodes:
- the NTF3 gene encoding neurotrophin-3 isoform X3 produces MVTSATLLQVNKVMSILFYVIFLAYLRGIQGNNMDQRSLPEDSLNSLIIKLIQADILKNKLSKQMVDVKENYQSTLPKADAPQEPARGEPARAEFQPMIAMDTELLRQQRRYNSPRVLLSDSTPLEPPPLYLMEDYVGNPVAANRTSRRKRYAEHKSHRGEYSVCDSESLWVTDKSSAIDIRGHQVTVLGEIKTGNSPVKQYFYETRCKEARPVKNGCRGIDDKHWNSQCKTSQTYVRALTSENNKLVGWRWIRIDTSCVCALSRKIGRT; encoded by the coding sequence CTCTTACAGGTGAACAAGGTGATGTCCATCTTGTTTTATGTGATATTTCTCGCTTATCTCCGTGGCATCCAAGGGAACAACATGGATCAGAGGAGTTTGCCAGAAGACTCACTCAATTCCCTGATTATTAAGCTGATCCAGgcagatattttgaaaaacaagctCTCCAAGCAGATGGTGGACGTTAAGGAAAACTACCAGAGCACCCTGCCCAAAGCAGACGCCCCCCAGGAGCCGGCGCGGGGAGAGCCCGCCAGGGCGGAATTCCAGCCAATGATTGCCATGGACACCGAGCTGCTGCGGCAACAGAGACGCTACAACTCACCCCGGGTCCTGCTGAGTGACAGCACGCCCTTGGAGCCCCCGCCCTTGTATCTCATGGAGGATTACGTGGGCAACCCCGTGGCGGCCAACAGAACATCGCGGCGGAAGAGGTACGCGGAGCACAAGAGCCACCGAGGGGAGTACTCCGTGTGTGACAGCGAGAGTCTGTGGGTGACCGACAAGTCATCAGCCATCGACATTCGGGGACACCAGGTCACGGTGCTGGGGGAGATTAAAACCGGCAACTCTCCTGtcaaacaatatttttatgagaCGAGATGTAAAGAAGCCAGGCCTGTCAAGAACGGTTGCAGGGGGATCGACGACAAACACTGGAACTCTCAGTGCAAAACGTCCCAAACGTACGTCCGAGCACTGACGTCAGAAAACAATAAACTCGTAGGCTGGCGATGGATACGGATAGACACTTCCTGTGTGTGTGCCTTGTCGAGAAAAATCGGAAGAACATGA
- the NTF3 gene encoding neurotrophin-3 isoform X2: MWQPPSATIMMRQLLQVNKVMSILFYVIFLAYLRGIQGNNMDQRSLPEDSLNSLIIKLIQADILKNKLSKQMVDVKENYQSTLPKADAPQEPARGEPARAEFQPMIAMDTELLRQQRRYNSPRVLLSDSTPLEPPPLYLMEDYVGNPVAANRTSRRKRYAEHKSHRGEYSVCDSESLWVTDKSSAIDIRGHQVTVLGEIKTGNSPVKQYFYETRCKEARPVKNGCRGIDDKHWNSQCKTSQTYVRALTSENNKLVGWRWIRIDTSCVCALSRKIGRT; this comes from the coding sequence CTCTTACAGGTGAACAAGGTGATGTCCATCTTGTTTTATGTGATATTTCTCGCTTATCTCCGTGGCATCCAAGGGAACAACATGGATCAGAGGAGTTTGCCAGAAGACTCACTCAATTCCCTGATTATTAAGCTGATCCAGgcagatattttgaaaaacaagctCTCCAAGCAGATGGTGGACGTTAAGGAAAACTACCAGAGCACCCTGCCCAAAGCAGACGCCCCCCAGGAGCCGGCGCGGGGAGAGCCCGCCAGGGCGGAATTCCAGCCAATGATTGCCATGGACACCGAGCTGCTGCGGCAACAGAGACGCTACAACTCACCCCGGGTCCTGCTGAGTGACAGCACGCCCTTGGAGCCCCCGCCCTTGTATCTCATGGAGGATTACGTGGGCAACCCCGTGGCGGCCAACAGAACATCGCGGCGGAAGAGGTACGCGGAGCACAAGAGCCACCGAGGGGAGTACTCCGTGTGTGACAGCGAGAGTCTGTGGGTGACCGACAAGTCATCAGCCATCGACATTCGGGGACACCAGGTCACGGTGCTGGGGGAGATTAAAACCGGCAACTCTCCTGtcaaacaatatttttatgagaCGAGATGTAAAGAAGCCAGGCCTGTCAAGAACGGTTGCAGGGGGATCGACGACAAACACTGGAACTCTCAGTGCAAAACGTCCCAAACGTACGTCCGAGCACTGACGTCAGAAAACAATAAACTCGTAGGCTGGCGATGGATACGGATAGACACTTCCTGTGTGTGTGCCTTGTCGAGAAAAATCGGAAGAACATGA
- the NTF3 gene encoding neurotrophin-3 isoform X1, which translates to MRACGNIGVTNEKSVPVKGVRAGGELLQVNKVMSILFYVIFLAYLRGIQGNNMDQRSLPEDSLNSLIIKLIQADILKNKLSKQMVDVKENYQSTLPKADAPQEPARGEPARAEFQPMIAMDTELLRQQRRYNSPRVLLSDSTPLEPPPLYLMEDYVGNPVAANRTSRRKRYAEHKSHRGEYSVCDSESLWVTDKSSAIDIRGHQVTVLGEIKTGNSPVKQYFYETRCKEARPVKNGCRGIDDKHWNSQCKTSQTYVRALTSENNKLVGWRWIRIDTSCVCALSRKIGRT; encoded by the coding sequence CTCTTACAGGTGAACAAGGTGATGTCCATCTTGTTTTATGTGATATTTCTCGCTTATCTCCGTGGCATCCAAGGGAACAACATGGATCAGAGGAGTTTGCCAGAAGACTCACTCAATTCCCTGATTATTAAGCTGATCCAGgcagatattttgaaaaacaagctCTCCAAGCAGATGGTGGACGTTAAGGAAAACTACCAGAGCACCCTGCCCAAAGCAGACGCCCCCCAGGAGCCGGCGCGGGGAGAGCCCGCCAGGGCGGAATTCCAGCCAATGATTGCCATGGACACCGAGCTGCTGCGGCAACAGAGACGCTACAACTCACCCCGGGTCCTGCTGAGTGACAGCACGCCCTTGGAGCCCCCGCCCTTGTATCTCATGGAGGATTACGTGGGCAACCCCGTGGCGGCCAACAGAACATCGCGGCGGAAGAGGTACGCGGAGCACAAGAGCCACCGAGGGGAGTACTCCGTGTGTGACAGCGAGAGTCTGTGGGTGACCGACAAGTCATCAGCCATCGACATTCGGGGACACCAGGTCACGGTGCTGGGGGAGATTAAAACCGGCAACTCTCCTGtcaaacaatatttttatgagaCGAGATGTAAAGAAGCCAGGCCTGTCAAGAACGGTTGCAGGGGGATCGACGACAAACACTGGAACTCTCAGTGCAAAACGTCCCAAACGTACGTCCGAGCACTGACGTCAGAAAACAATAAACTCGTAGGCTGGCGATGGATACGGATAGACACTTCCTGTGTGTGTGCCTTGTCGAGAAAAATCGGAAGAACATGA
- the NTF3 gene encoding neurotrophin-3 isoform X4 — protein sequence MSILFYVIFLAYLRGIQGNNMDQRSLPEDSLNSLIIKLIQADILKNKLSKQMVDVKENYQSTLPKADAPQEPARGEPARAEFQPMIAMDTELLRQQRRYNSPRVLLSDSTPLEPPPLYLMEDYVGNPVAANRTSRRKRYAEHKSHRGEYSVCDSESLWVTDKSSAIDIRGHQVTVLGEIKTGNSPVKQYFYETRCKEARPVKNGCRGIDDKHWNSQCKTSQTYVRALTSENNKLVGWRWIRIDTSCVCALSRKIGRT from the coding sequence ATGTCCATCTTGTTTTATGTGATATTTCTCGCTTATCTCCGTGGCATCCAAGGGAACAACATGGATCAGAGGAGTTTGCCAGAAGACTCACTCAATTCCCTGATTATTAAGCTGATCCAGgcagatattttgaaaaacaagctCTCCAAGCAGATGGTGGACGTTAAGGAAAACTACCAGAGCACCCTGCCCAAAGCAGACGCCCCCCAGGAGCCGGCGCGGGGAGAGCCCGCCAGGGCGGAATTCCAGCCAATGATTGCCATGGACACCGAGCTGCTGCGGCAACAGAGACGCTACAACTCACCCCGGGTCCTGCTGAGTGACAGCACGCCCTTGGAGCCCCCGCCCTTGTATCTCATGGAGGATTACGTGGGCAACCCCGTGGCGGCCAACAGAACATCGCGGCGGAAGAGGTACGCGGAGCACAAGAGCCACCGAGGGGAGTACTCCGTGTGTGACAGCGAGAGTCTGTGGGTGACCGACAAGTCATCAGCCATCGACATTCGGGGACACCAGGTCACGGTGCTGGGGGAGATTAAAACCGGCAACTCTCCTGtcaaacaatatttttatgagaCGAGATGTAAAGAAGCCAGGCCTGTCAAGAACGGTTGCAGGGGGATCGACGACAAACACTGGAACTCTCAGTGCAAAACGTCCCAAACGTACGTCCGAGCACTGACGTCAGAAAACAATAAACTCGTAGGCTGGCGATGGATACGGATAGACACTTCCTGTGTGTGTGCCTTGTCGAGAAAAATCGGAAGAACATGA